The sequence TTCACAGCGGCGCCCCGGCTGCGGAGCGCGCGCACCATGTCCTGCACTGCGGCCATCTCGCTGCCGTCCAACCACAGCGAGCGCAGCGTCGTGAACTTGCCGCCGCGGCGCAGGATCCCGGAGCCGCGCTGGTTCTCGTCCAGGAGGTGCGTGGACCAGCCCCGCCCAGCGGCGCCCTTGCCGAGGATGGTGTTCGACTCGTCCGCGTCCATCGTGTACATGCACCAGCGCCACACGACGTTGCCGGTGATCTGCTTGGGCAGGACGGTCGTGTCGTTGAGCTGGGTGGCCAGGACGAGGATGATCCCGAAGGCCAGACCGCGCTGGGCGAGGTCCGCGAGGTGCCGGGTGATCGCAGCGCCGTGCTTCGAGTCGCCGGTGAAGACGGACACCTCGTCCACGACTACGACTTCGAGGGTCAGGCCCTCGCTGCCGACGAGGTCGGGGCGCTCCGCGAGGGACTCGATGCCGAGGGTGGCCATGCGGCCGGCGCGGCTGCCCATCTCCGCGACCAGCGCGGCGAGCTTGTTCTTCAGCTGCTCCGCCCGGGTCTTGGGCTCGAAGATGTGCGTGTCCACCAACCCCGCCCACCGGTTCTGCCCCGGGTGCTTGCCGTCCGCCAGGTGCAGGCGGACCCGGGGGTCGAGGAGGCATCCGGCGATGATCAGGCGCAGGGCGGCGCCCTTGCCGGAGCGGGTGGAACCGCCCAGGAGCAGCGAGACGTCCTGAAGCCGCAGGTAGAGCAGGCGGCCGAACACGTCGATCGCGACCGGGATCCCGACCTTCCACACGTCGACGTCGGCCAGCATCTCGGCGGTGCAGAGGCGGACCTGCGCGAGCGGGTCGACGTCGAAGCCGATCAGCCGGACGGTCTTGCCGTCCGCGCCGGGCACCGGCTCGACGTGCAGGCGGGCCATGTCGAGCCCGAGTTCACCCGCGACCTTCGAGCGGGCCTTGAGCACGTCGGCGAACTCGGCGCCGGTGGAGTCGGGGAGCCGTACGACGGCCGACCACTCGCCGGGCTTGACCACGGGCCGCTCCAGGAGCACGACCTTGCGGCCTGTGGGGATCACCTTGCAGGCGGCCATGGCCTCGGAGATCGCCAGGATCAGCGGCTCCGGGTCCGGGTCCGCCTCGGCCCCGCCCACGGTCGGCGGGTTCAGCGGCTGGGCGGGGATGAGCAGTTCGCCGGCGGACGGCGCAGCCGGAACGGTCGGGATGACGAGGGGGGTCTCGGCGATCAGCTCGGCCGGGACCGCGCGGGTCGTCAGCACGAAGGGCT comes from Streptomyces sp. NBC_01298 and encodes:
- a CDS encoding helix-turn-helix domain-containing protein, yielding MIARTRSGARHLSIYLAHWAGAHTVSNEELLRRIVKARAEAHQEQVEEHRRLARKAFKTVEKYTRIAEEDGGLTPSAKARLKGAKFEAERHSKALRALGEFDVPNLDPGQVRHRRHRIAAARCAILAAPAAGIVTLSATTTWWAAPAAAMLGAVGSWTRGPKPFVLTTRAVPAELIAETPLVIPTVPAAPSAGELLIPAQPLNPPTVGGAEADPDPEPLILAISEAMAACKVIPTGRKVVLLERPVVKPGEWSAVVRLPDSTGAEFADVLKARSKVAGELGLDMARLHVEPVPGADGKTVRLIGFDVDPLAQVRLCTAEMLADVDVWKVGIPVAIDVFGRLLYLRLQDVSLLLGGSTRSGKGAALRLIIAGCLLDPRVRLHLADGKHPGQNRWAGLVDTHIFEPKTRAEQLKNKLAALVAEMGSRAGRMATLGIESLAERPDLVGSEGLTLEVVVVDEVSVFTGDSKHGAAITRHLADLAQRGLAFGIILVLATQLNDTTVLPKQITGNVVWRWCMYTMDADESNTILGKGAAGRGWSTHLLDENQRGSGILRRGGKFTTLRSLWLDGSEMAAVQDMVRALRSRGAAVKTAPAPPASAVHPTDWRVLDSWLEAAAPAPAGPASADPRRAQALALIRQAGPEGIKRAAVADAIGASATTVGGWLKGWTEQGLIEALGASPHTRYAATDGRQ